A part of Periplaneta americana isolate PAMFEO1 chromosome 17, P.americana_PAMFEO1_priV1, whole genome shotgun sequence genomic DNA contains:
- the LOC138693457 gene encoding ribosomal RNA processing protein 36 homolog isoform X2 has protein sequence MSFEELQRLKEELGSKVYNEAMFGSRKSTEISFKRDNKNRPREMSSKRPLPTENLIIPTKRTILRDPRFDSLCGSFNEKAFQRSYSFINKIREKEKEHLKEEMKTEANVGKKEKIKYLLQRMENQDREERKRKKKLEKKRQERNTQIELLKQGKKPIYYKKSERKIIDLVEQYEELKKGGKLHKHIEKHRKKNAQKDRKKLKAVKST, from the exons ATGAGCTTTGAAGAACTTCAAAGATTGAAAGAAGAACTTGGTTCTAAAGTATATAATGAAGCTATGTTTGGTTCAAGGAAATCGACAGAAATCAGTTTTAAAAGAGATAATAAAAACAG GCCTCGTGAAATGTCATCCAAACGTCCTCTTCCGacagaaaatttaattattccGACAAAAAGAACAATTCTACGTGATCCTAGATTTGACAGTCTGTGTGGATCATTCAATGAAAAG GCTTTTCAGCGTTCATATTCCTTCATCAATAAAAtaagggagaaagaaaaagaacacCTTAAAGAGGAAATGAAAACTGAAGCTAACGTCggcaagaaagagaaaataaaatatttgcttCAGCGGATG GAAAACCAAGACAGAGAAGAGAGAAAGCGgaaaaagaaattagagaaaaaGAGACAAGAACGTAATACTCAAATAGAATTACTGAAGCAGGGAAAGAAAcctatttattacaaaaaat ctgaaagaaaaattattgaTCTGGTGGAACAATATGAAGAACTGAAGAAAGGAGGGAAATTGCATAAGCATATTGAGAAGCACAGAAAAAAGAATGCacaaaaagacagaaagaaactAAAAGCTGTAAAAAGTACATGA
- the LOC138693457 gene encoding ribosomal RNA processing protein 36 homolog isoform X1, producing MEKHEDTIADEVSERTSIREELSKMSFEELQRLKEELGSKVYNEAMFGSRKSTEISFKRDNKNRPREMSSKRPLPTENLIIPTKRTILRDPRFDSLCGSFNEKAFQRSYSFINKIREKEKEHLKEEMKTEANVGKKEKIKYLLQRMENQDREERKRKKKLEKKRQERNTQIELLKQGKKPIYYKKSERKIIDLVEQYEELKKGGKLHKHIEKHRKKNAQKDRKKLKAVKST from the exons ACTTCCATACGTGAGGAGCTCTCAAAAATGAGCTTTGAAGAACTTCAAAGATTGAAAGAAGAACTTGGTTCTAAAGTATATAATGAAGCTATGTTTGGTTCAAGGAAATCGACAGAAATCAGTTTTAAAAGAGATAATAAAAACAG GCCTCGTGAAATGTCATCCAAACGTCCTCTTCCGacagaaaatttaattattccGACAAAAAGAACAATTCTACGTGATCCTAGATTTGACAGTCTGTGTGGATCATTCAATGAAAAG GCTTTTCAGCGTTCATATTCCTTCATCAATAAAAtaagggagaaagaaaaagaacacCTTAAAGAGGAAATGAAAACTGAAGCTAACGTCggcaagaaagagaaaataaaatatttgcttCAGCGGATG GAAAACCAAGACAGAGAAGAGAGAAAGCGgaaaaagaaattagagaaaaaGAGACAAGAACGTAATACTCAAATAGAATTACTGAAGCAGGGAAAGAAAcctatttattacaaaaaat ctgaaagaaaaattattgaTCTGGTGGAACAATATGAAGAACTGAAGAAAGGAGGGAAATTGCATAAGCATATTGAGAAGCACAGAAAAAAGAATGCacaaaaagacagaaagaaactAAAAGCTGTAAAAAGTACATGA